A genomic window from Panthera tigris isolate Pti1 chromosome B4, P.tigris_Pti1_mat1.1, whole genome shotgun sequence includes:
- the LOC102970745 gene encoding islet amyloid polypeptide codes for MCLLKLPVVLIVLLVALHHLKATPIESNQVEKRKCNTATCATQRLANFLIRSSNNLGAILSPTNVGSNTYGKRSTIDILNREPLNYLPF; via the exons ATGTGCCTCCTGAAACTTCCAGTAGTTCTCATTGTGCTCTTGGTTGCACTACACCATCTGAAAGCTACCCCCATTGAAAG TAACCAAGTGGAAAAGCGGAAATGCAACACTGCCACATGTGCGACCCAACGCCTGGCAAATTTCTTAATTCGTTCCAGCAACAATCTTGGTGCCATTCTTTCTCCTACCAATGTGGGATCCAATACATATGGAAAGAGGAGCACAATTGATATTTTAAACAGGGAACCATTGAATTACTTACCCTTTTAG